The following coding sequences lie in one Verrucomicrobiales bacterium genomic window:
- the dps gene encoding DNA starvation/stationary phase protection protein Dps — protein MKSKLHPTRNDLSEMIRREMIDLLNQNLADVLDFGLQSKQAHWNVKGPHFIALHELFDQIAEEVEKFSDDIAERAVALGGSARGTVQIIATHSRLPMYPVNAISGKAHIEALSRGLATVGAAVRAATETASKAGDADTADLFTGISRGVDKLLWMVEAHVQSRD, from the coding sequence ATGAAATCGAAGCTCCACCCGACCAGGAATGATCTAAGCGAGATGATTCGCCGCGAGATGATTGATTTGCTCAACCAGAATCTAGCCGACGTGCTGGACTTCGGTCTGCAAAGCAAGCAAGCGCACTGGAATGTGAAAGGCCCGCACTTCATCGCGTTGCACGAACTTTTCGACCAGATCGCGGAGGAGGTTGAGAAATTCAGCGATGATATCGCGGAACGTGCCGTGGCGTTAGGGGGCTCCGCGCGGGGAACGGTTCAGATCATTGCGACCCACTCGCGACTCCCCATGTATCCGGTCAACGCTATCTCTGGTAAAGCGCACATCGAGGCGTTGTCGCGCGGGTTGGCCACAGTTGGCGCAGCCGTTCGCGCCGCCACCGAGACCGCCTCCAAAGCTGGGGATGCGGACACGGCCGATTTGTTCACCGGGATTTCGCGCGGCGTGGATAAGTTGCTCTGGATGGTCGAAGCGCATGTGCAGTCGCGGGACTGA
- a CDS encoding amidohydrolase yields the protein MKSNKKRQADLILRGGRVSTLDPNRPGATSLAVKDGRIVGLDDDADYERGPHTKVIDLGGRRVIPGLNDSHLHVIRGGLNFNMELRWDGVPSLADGLRMLKQQAQRTPPGQWVRVVGGWSEFQFSERRMPTLEEINAAAPETPVFILHLYCRALLNQAALRACGYTKDTPNPPGGEIQRDHRGNPTGLLIARPNATILYATLAKGPKLPPEHQLNSTRHFMRELNRLGLTSIIDAGGGFQNYPDDYAIINQLHQRGELTLRIAYNLFTQKPKQEREDFARWIKMTGPGKGDDFLRCNGAGEMLVFSAADFEDFLEPRPELDTTLERELKDVVSMLAANKWPFRLHATYDESITRFLSVFEEVNRDVPFMGLNWFFDHCETISERNLERVRALGGGIAVQHRMAYQGEYFMERYGKAAAEHTPPVRRMLDLGLPVGAGTDATRVASYNPWVTLYWLTTGRTVGGVPMYPEKNCLSREEALRLFTLGSSWFSTESGKKGAIAVGQLADVVVLSDDYFSVPDDQIKAIESVLTVVDGRIVHATGEFAPHSPPAIPVLPEWSPVKVFGGYGAPLDTRKSARFGVPVPAHQHNSTCHEHGCSHAAHQLLAGVEAARNRYGGFFGLGCDCSAF from the coding sequence ATGAAAAGTAACAAGAAAAGGCAGGCGGATTTGATTTTGCGGGGTGGTCGGGTGTCGACTCTCGATCCAAATAGACCCGGGGCCACCAGCCTGGCGGTTAAAGACGGTCGCATTGTGGGCTTAGACGACGACGCGGACTACGAACGCGGGCCCCATACGAAGGTGATCGACCTCGGTGGACGTCGGGTCATCCCGGGCCTTAACGACTCCCATCTGCACGTCATTCGAGGGGGATTGAACTTCAATATGGAGCTGCGGTGGGACGGTGTCCCTTCCTTGGCGGACGGATTGCGGATGCTTAAGCAACAAGCCCAACGCACGCCGCCAGGACAATGGGTTCGAGTCGTCGGGGGCTGGAGTGAGTTTCAATTCTCCGAGCGTCGGATGCCAACGCTTGAGGAGATCAATGCCGCCGCGCCGGAGACTCCGGTGTTCATCCTGCACTTGTATTGTCGGGCGCTCCTGAATCAAGCGGCTTTGCGCGCTTGCGGTTATACCAAGGACACCCCCAATCCGCCCGGGGGCGAGATTCAGCGCGACCATCGCGGCAATCCGACCGGCCTGCTCATCGCGCGGCCGAACGCCACCATTCTTTACGCTACACTTGCCAAGGGACCGAAGCTTCCGCCCGAACATCAGTTGAACTCGACGCGTCACTTCATGCGCGAATTGAACCGGCTTGGACTCACAAGTATCATAGATGCGGGCGGCGGTTTTCAGAATTACCCCGACGACTACGCCATTATCAACCAACTTCACCAGCGCGGCGAGCTAACCCTCCGCATCGCCTACAATCTATTTACACAGAAGCCGAAACAGGAGAGGGAGGACTTCGCACGCTGGATCAAGATGACGGGCCCGGGTAAAGGCGATGATTTCCTCCGCTGCAATGGCGCGGGGGAAATGCTCGTGTTCAGCGCCGCCGACTTTGAGGACTTTCTGGAACCACGACCTGAACTGGACACGACGCTGGAGCGAGAGTTGAAGGACGTCGTATCCATGTTGGCCGCGAACAAATGGCCATTCCGCCTACACGCGACCTACGATGAAAGCATCACGCGATTCTTGAGCGTGTTCGAGGAAGTCAATCGGGATGTTCCGTTCATGGGCTTGAACTGGTTCTTCGATCACTGTGAGACCATCTCGGAACGCAACCTCGAGCGCGTGAGGGCGCTGGGCGGAGGCATCGCGGTGCAACATCGCATGGCTTATCAGGGGGAGTATTTTATGGAGCGCTATGGCAAAGCGGCAGCCGAACACACGCCACCTGTTCGAAGGATGCTGGACCTGGGCTTGCCCGTGGGCGCAGGTACCGACGCGACGCGGGTCGCCAGCTATAACCCGTGGGTAACACTTTACTGGCTCACCACGGGAAGGACGGTGGGTGGGGTCCCGATGTATCCGGAGAAGAACTGCCTCAGTCGCGAGGAGGCGTTGCGGCTGTTTACGTTGGGCAGCAGTTGGTTTTCGACGGAGAGTGGGAAGAAGGGAGCAATTGCCGTCGGCCAGTTGGCTGACGTGGTTGTGCTCAGCGACGACTATTTCTCCGTTCCCGACGACCAGATCAAAGCCATCGAATCAGTGCTCACGGTTGTGGATGGAAGGATCGTTCACGCGACAGGCGAGTTTGCGCCTCATTCTCCGCCAGCGATTCCAGTCTTGCCCGAGTGGTCGCCGGTGAAGGTTTTTGGCGGTTATGGCGCCCCTTTGGATACTCGCAAGTCCGCTCGTTTTGGGGTTCCGGTGCCAGCGCACCAACACAACTCAACCTGTCACGAACACGGCTGCTCGCATGCCGCGCATCAACTTTTGGCCGGCGTCGAAGCTGCCCGGAACCGCTACGGTGGGTTCTTCGGTCTGGGTTGTGATTGCTCCGCCTTCTGA
- a CDS encoding antibiotic biosynthesis monooxygenase produces the protein MPIHVAISRRVKPGCETQFQEALRDFFQASFAHDGVMGATMIVPPPGSDSREFGILRTFANEQDRDAFYSSSLFKNWERRCQPLTESNSWTHRSLHGLEAWFRSPHLPPPKWKMAVVTFLGVFPVAMALNLILGPVIRSWHFVIGSAVFNGCVVAILTWVVMPWVTRLLHGWLHPRNEPSPP, from the coding sequence ATGCCCATACATGTTGCCATCAGCCGTCGTGTGAAGCCTGGATGCGAGACTCAGTTTCAGGAAGCGCTCCGTGACTTCTTTCAGGCGTCATTTGCCCACGACGGTGTGATGGGGGCCACCATGATTGTGCCACCCCCAGGCTCCGACTCGCGAGAGTTTGGTATTCTGCGCACATTCGCCAATGAGCAGGACCGCGACGCCTTTTACTCCTCGTCCCTCTTTAAGAACTGGGAGAGAAGGTGCCAGCCGTTGACGGAATCGAATTCCTGGACGCACCGCTCATTGCACGGGTTGGAGGCCTGGTTTCGCTCTCCGCATCTCCCGCCGCCGAAGTGGAAGATGGCCGTCGTAACCTTTTTAGGGGTGTTTCCGGTGGCCATGGCCCTGAATCTCATCCTGGGTCCCGTCATCCGATCTTGGCATTTTGTCATAGGCAGCGCGGTCTTCAATGGTTGTGTGGTGGCCATTCTGACCTGGGTGGTGATGCCTTGGGTGACGCGGCTATTGCACGGTTGGTTGCATCCACGTAACGAACCATCACCCCCTTAA
- a CDS encoding hydrolase — MPSYHKLYTAHDSAVVFIDHQPQMTFGVSNIDRATLINNVTLLAKVAKEFQVPAILSSVETESFSGYIWPQLLDVFPGQEVVERTSMNAWDDAGFRRAVEATGKKNILLTGLWTEVCVAWPAIEMLGAGYNIYVVEDCCGATSQVAHEAALSRMVQAGAIRLTTIAALLEWQRDWARREHYDALMRLIKQQGGAYGAGVEYAYTMVHKAPQSAQRPQVVPTKGGH; from the coding sequence ATGCCGAGCTATCACAAACTATATACCGCACACGACAGCGCTGTCGTGTTCATTGACCATCAGCCACAGATGACCTTTGGCGTGTCGAACATCGACCGCGCCACACTGATCAACAACGTCACGCTCCTGGCGAAAGTGGCCAAGGAATTTCAGGTGCCCGCCATTCTCTCTTCGGTAGAGACGGAGTCCTTCAGTGGCTACATCTGGCCGCAACTCCTGGATGTGTTCCCGGGTCAGGAAGTCGTCGAGCGGACGTCGATGAACGCGTGGGATGATGCGGGTTTTCGGCGCGCCGTCGAGGCCACCGGCAAGAAGAACATTCTGTTGACCGGGTTGTGGACCGAGGTGTGCGTCGCCTGGCCGGCCATCGAGATGTTGGGGGCGGGATATAACATTTACGTCGTCGAAGACTGCTGCGGCGCCACCTCTCAAGTCGCCCACGAGGCCGCGCTGTCGCGGATGGTTCAGGCCGGTGCCATCAGGCTCACCACCATTGCCGCACTGCTTGAATGGCAGCGCGATTGGGCCCGACGTGAGCATTACGATGCCCTGATGCGCTTGATCAAGCAGCAAGGTGGGGCTTATGGCGCGGGAGTGGAATACGCCTACACCATGGTCCACAAGGCGCCGCAGTCGGCCCAGAGACCGCAGGTCGTCCCGACGAAAGGCGGCCACTAA
- a CDS encoding alpha/beta hydrolase: MNDRPAIVLIHGLWVTPSSWRNFKSRFEELGYQVIASPWPGINQDVEAMRRNPSGLYGIGIEEVLAHYSKIILRLPEPPIIMGHSYGGLITQLLLDKGLGAAGVAIDSVPPKGIIVLPLSTYLALTPALLQPGTFRRTFLFSFTQWWRVFANTLSERDARQEYEREVIPASGRSIFQAALSNVTPNSHATIDFTNSARAPLLLVGGEKDVIMPAALNRKNFSKYRSSSAVVEYREFSNRSHYIIAEKGWEEVADYSLNWAVAHAKQPSTPASSTVQL; this comes from the coding sequence ATGAACGACCGACCAGCCATTGTCTTGATCCACGGCCTGTGGGTGACTCCCAGCAGCTGGAGAAACTTCAAAAGCCGTTTCGAGGAGCTCGGATACCAGGTGATCGCATCCCCCTGGCCTGGCATCAATCAGGACGTCGAGGCCATGCGGCGAAATCCATCGGGATTATATGGCATCGGAATCGAAGAAGTGCTGGCCCACTATTCGAAGATCATTCTCCGCCTGCCCGAACCGCCGATTATCATGGGGCATTCCTATGGCGGACTCATCACACAGTTGCTCCTTGATAAGGGGCTGGGTGCTGCGGGGGTGGCGATTGATTCCGTGCCGCCGAAGGGAATTATCGTGTTGCCGCTTTCAACTTATCTCGCGTTGACGCCCGCCTTGCTGCAGCCCGGCACGTTTAGGAGAACGTTCCTCTTTAGCTTCACGCAGTGGTGGAGGGTATTTGCCAACACGCTGTCCGAAAGGGATGCCCGTCAGGAATACGAACGCGAAGTCATTCCCGCCTCGGGGCGTTCTATTTTCCAGGCGGCTCTGTCCAACGTTACCCCGAATTCCCACGCGACCATCGACTTCACCAACAGTGCCCGCGCCCCGCTGTTGCTGGTCGGTGGTGAGAAAGACGTCATTATGCCAGCGGCGCTCAATCGGAAGAACTTCTCGAAATACCGATCGAGCTCAGCCGTCGTCGAATACCGGGAATTCTCCAATCGGAGCCACTACATCATCGCGGAGAAGGGGTGGGAGGAAGTCGCCGATTACTCACTCAACTGGGCCGTGGCCCATGCGAAGCAACCCTCGACTCCAGCTTCGAGCACAGTTCAGCTCTGA
- a CDS encoding glucose 1-dehydrogenase — protein MNSNKLSGKVAIVTGASKGIGAAISRHLAAEGVSVVVNYASSKAGADKVVADITGAGGKAMAVQADVAKKAEIQRLFTETKKAFGRLDILVNNAGIYEFAPLENVSEELFYKQFNLNVLGLILTTQEALKYFGPEGGSVINTSSIVSTWGTPGGAVYSATKASVDAVTRCLAKELASRKIRVNSVNPGMVETEGTHTAGITGSDFRKQTEAATPLGRICLPEDIAPAVVFLAGSDSAMITGESLFITGGFR, from the coding sequence ATGAACTCAAACAAACTTTCGGGCAAAGTCGCCATTGTCACCGGCGCGTCGAAAGGTATCGGCGCAGCGATCTCCCGGCATCTCGCAGCGGAAGGCGTTTCCGTCGTGGTTAACTACGCTTCCAGCAAGGCCGGCGCTGATAAGGTCGTCGCCGACATCACTGGCGCCGGCGGCAAGGCGATGGCCGTGCAGGCCGACGTTGCAAAGAAGGCTGAGATACAGCGTCTGTTCACGGAGACAAAGAAGGCATTTGGTCGCCTTGACATCCTGGTTAACAATGCCGGGATTTACGAGTTCGCGCCTCTGGAAAACGTCTCCGAAGAACTCTTCTACAAGCAATTCAACCTAAATGTGCTGGGGTTGATACTTACAACTCAGGAAGCACTTAAATACTTCGGACCCGAAGGCGGAAGTGTCATCAACACCAGCTCGATTGTCAGCACGTGGGGCACGCCGGGTGGCGCGGTCTATAGTGCTACCAAAGCGTCGGTGGACGCAGTGACCCGCTGCCTTGCCAAGGAGCTTGCGTCGCGCAAAATCCGCGTTAACTCCGTTAATCCTGGCATGGTTGAAACGGAGGGCACCCACACGGCGGGAATCACGGGGAGTGACTTTCGCAAGCAAACGGAAGCCGCTACTCCTTTGGGCCGTATCTGCCTGCCGGAGGACATCGCGCCGGCTGTTGTCTTTCTGGCCGGCTCCGATTCGGCGATGATCACGGGCGAATCCCTCTTCATCACCGGGGGATTTCGTTGA
- a CDS encoding alpha/beta hydrolase has product MPTMTTRDGTTIYYKDWGPRNGPAITFSHGWPLSADAWESQMFFLASHGYRCIAHDRRGHGRSSQPWDGNHMDQYADDLQELFEKLDLKAAMMVGHSTGGGEVARFIGRHGTKRVGKAVLMGAVPPIMLKTTNNPGGLALEVFDGFRRAYLEDRAQFFLDVASGPFFNFNRPGAKISPGLIQSWWRQGMMCGHKNGYDCIKAFSETDFTDDLKKFDVPTLVIHGDDDQIVPVEASARLSVKLIKNGALKIYPGGSHSLGDTSKEQLNQDLLDFAKS; this is encoded by the coding sequence ATGCCCACGATGACGACCAGGGACGGTACCACGATCTACTACAAGGATTGGGGCCCAAGGAACGGCCCCGCCATCACCTTCAGCCATGGTTGGCCGCTGTCGGCCGACGCTTGGGAATCGCAGATGTTTTTCCTGGCTTCGCACGGTTACCGCTGCATCGCGCATGATCGGCGTGGGCACGGTCGTTCCAGTCAGCCGTGGGACGGCAATCACATGGACCAATACGCTGATGACTTGCAGGAACTCTTCGAGAAGCTCGATCTGAAAGCGGCCATGATGGTGGGTCATTCGACGGGCGGCGGGGAAGTGGCGCGGTTCATTGGTCGGCATGGCACCAAGCGCGTCGGCAAGGCCGTTCTGATGGGCGCGGTGCCCCCGATTATGTTGAAGACAACGAACAACCCTGGCGGTCTGGCGCTGGAGGTGTTTGACGGCTTTCGCCGCGCTTACCTCGAGGACCGCGCGCAATTCTTCTTAGATGTTGCCAGTGGTCCCTTCTTCAACTTCAACCGTCCCGGCGCGAAGATTTCACCAGGGCTGATTCAGTCGTGGTGGAGGCAAGGGATGATGTGCGGGCATAAGAATGGGTACGACTGCATCAAGGCCTTTTCCGAAACCGACTTCACCGATGACCTCAAGAAATTTGATGTGCCGACGCTCGTGATCCACGGCGACGATGATCAGATCGTTCCCGTTGAAGCGTCAGCGCGGTTGTCGGTTAAGCTGATCAAAAATGGCGCTCTCAAGATTTACCCGGGCGGCTCGCATAGCCTGGGTGATACGAGCAAGGAGCAGCTCAATCAAGATCTGCTCGATTTCGCAAAGTCCTAG
- a CDS encoding sigma-70 family RNA polymerase sigma factor, whose translation MSDATLLLSAIEDGDPRAADQLLDLLYEELRRLAAYKMAQEAPGHTLQPTALVHEAWLKLIGTGDRKFQNRAHFFSAAAEAMRRILIDRARRRQTQRHGGQYERVELHETGLVAPADDDQLLAINEALETLVREHPVQAQVVKLRYFGGLTNEEISATLNLSVSTVKNYWAFARAWLFDAMRRGR comes from the coding sequence ATGAGCGACGCCACGCTGTTGCTGAGCGCGATCGAGGATGGCGATCCCAGAGCCGCCGATCAGTTGCTCGATCTCCTTTACGAGGAGCTGAGACGTCTGGCGGCTTACAAAATGGCTCAGGAGGCGCCGGGTCATACCCTCCAACCCACGGCGTTGGTCCATGAAGCCTGGTTGAAGCTGATTGGCACGGGTGACCGAAAGTTCCAAAATCGTGCGCATTTCTTCTCCGCCGCCGCCGAGGCCATGCGTCGGATCCTCATCGATCGGGCCAGGAGGCGTCAAACCCAGCGACACGGCGGCCAGTATGAACGGGTGGAACTTCACGAAACGGGACTGGTGGCTCCCGCCGATGACGATCAGTTGCTGGCCATCAATGAGGCGCTCGAAACATTGGTGCGAGAACATCCGGTCCAGGCTCAAGTGGTGAAGCTCCGCTACTTTGGAGGGCTGACCAATGAGGAAATCTCAGCGACGCTGAATCTTTCCGTTTCGACCGTCAAAAATTATTGGGCCTTCGCCCGTGCCTGGCTGTTCGACGCTATGCGTAGGGGCCGTTAG